In a single window of the Deinococcus yavapaiensis KR-236 genome:
- a CDS encoding IS630 family transposase: protein MSSCTLFRRTLDVYEKRYDPLFPVVCFDERPCHLIADVKERVPAAPGRLARYDYLYTRLATLNLFGFLEPKTGRVAFEVTERHTKRDFALAMKRLVDELYPKAVMIRVVLDNLAMHSKGALYEVFEPKEARHIARRLEFHFTPKHGSWLNAIELEFAALTKQALDHRIPSREELERVVGMYERVRNEHARKVQWEFNTEAARLKLSRLYPLT from the coding sequence ATCTCGTCCTGCACGCTTTTCAGACGCACTTTAGACGTGTACGAGAAGCGCTACGACCCGCTGTTTCCGGTGGTGTGCTTCGACGAGCGACCCTGCCACCTCATCGCGGACGTCAAGGAACGCGTTCCAGCTGCTCCTGGTCGTCTGGCTCGCTACGATTACTTGTACACGCGGCTCGCGACGCTCAACCTGTTTGGATTCCTTGAGCCGAAGACGGGACGCGTGGCGTTCGAGGTGACCGAGCGGCACACGAAGCGCGACTTCGCGCTCGCGATGAAGCGCTTGGTGGACGAGTTGTACCCGAAGGCCGTGATGATTCGCGTGGTGTTGGACAACTTGGCGATGCACAGCAAGGGCGCGTTGTACGAAGTGTTCGAGCCGAAGGAAGCGCGGCACATCGCACGGCGGTTGGAATTCCACTTCACACCGAAGCACGGTTCGTGGCTCAACGCGATCGAGTTGGAGTTCGCGGCGCTCACCAAGCAGGCGCTTGATCACCGCATTCCAAGCCGGGAGGAGTTGGAGCGAGTGGTGGGGATGTACGAGCGGGTACGCAACGAGCACGCGCGGAAGGTGCAGTGGGAGTTCAACACGGAAGCGGCCCGCTTGAAGCTGAGCCGCCTCTATCCGCTCACCTGA
- a CDS encoding glycosyltransferase family 4 protein, whose product MDPLHEKKSCEMRILHVLGVAGLPRDPDREPTSGVARAALEIARAQAAEGHEVELLSVGQTSWQAVWQGVKLIRLRHAPWAHIRLLGRSLDFSRHLPLVLYTRRKHFDVVHTHLQPYLRFIRTPLRVAHIHNDLLDAPAAQLEGRIADVQRIEQDADLIVTVSHYLKGSIGRHASSESVKTVHNGGSYSRDIVEKARGNRDDARRSLKVTDENFVILYVGGFSANKGVLHLVNAFEQLALESDRVILALAGGAKLWGQGERPRESDDQYQDMVEQHLRPFSHQVRELGLVAPKDLPSVYAAADVLVVPSVCQEGFGLVAAEGMSMGLPVIASRVGGLSEVVSDRGGLLVPPADEHALLEALRTLLGDASLRGSLAAGARSQATNYTWDRTAQQLLRLYASKVGQ is encoded by the coding sequence ATGGACCCACTGCACGAAAAGAAGTCGTGTGAAATGCGAATCCTGCATGTTCTCGGCGTGGCAGGGCTTCCCCGTGATCCAGACCGTGAGCCCACGAGCGGGGTGGCGCGAGCGGCGCTGGAAATAGCTAGGGCCCAAGCCGCAGAAGGTCACGAAGTCGAGCTTCTTAGCGTGGGCCAGACGTCGTGGCAAGCGGTATGGCAAGGAGTCAAACTGATTCGCCTACGACACGCGCCTTGGGCTCACATTCGCTTGCTCGGGCGCTCGCTCGACTTCTCGCGACACCTTCCGCTCGTCCTATACACCCGACGAAAGCACTTCGACGTCGTTCACACACACCTCCAGCCCTACCTGCGCTTCATTCGTACTCCCCTGCGAGTCGCCCACATCCACAACGATTTGCTCGACGCCCCGGCCGCGCAGTTGGAGGGCCGCATCGCCGATGTGCAACGCATCGAGCAAGACGCCGACCTTATCGTGACTGTCAGCCATTATCTCAAAGGCAGCATCGGCAGGCACGCCTCCTCCGAGTCCGTGAAGACGGTGCACAACGGAGGAAGCTATAGCAGGGACATCGTCGAGAAGGCGCGAGGAAACCGGGACGACGCGCGAAGGTCGCTGAAAGTGACGGACGAAAACTTCGTCATTCTCTACGTAGGCGGGTTCTCGGCGAACAAAGGCGTCCTTCACCTCGTGAATGCCTTCGAACAACTCGCCCTCGAAAGCGACAGGGTCATCTTGGCCTTAGCGGGTGGCGCTAAGCTTTGGGGCCAAGGAGAGAGACCCAGGGAAAGTGACGACCAATATCAAGACATGGTCGAGCAGCATCTGCGGCCGTTCTCCCATCAAGTGCGTGAGCTTGGACTCGTCGCGCCGAAAGACTTGCCGTCCGTCTATGCCGCTGCCGACGTCCTCGTAGTTCCTTCCGTCTGCCAGGAAGGATTCGGGTTGGTTGCCGCCGAAGGTATGTCGATGGGACTTCCGGTCATCGCCTCCCGGGTCGGCGGCCTCTCCGAGGTCGTGTCGGACCGAGGGGGACTTTTGGTACCGCCCGCCGATGAGCATGCGCTTCTGGAGGCGCTGCGAACGCTGCTCGGCGACGCTTCTTTGAGGGGAAGCCTGGCGGCCGGTGCTCGGTCACAGGCAACGAATTACACATGGGACAGGACTGCTCAACAACTTCTTCGGCTTTACGCCTCCAAGGTTGGTCAATGA
- a CDS encoding glycosyltransferase, with product MVTSHRRSSGEHPLRIAVAGLDRYGQRGGIARVVRALTAEWEQTEKVVSASFKALPVPLLKNLPLQVQLPPQSSLIFVPQLTGASCLAGRSKLPGVVLVHDVGVIDFADDRKDLGAVGTFLVRQHFHALRFADRIVVCSEFTRDRIVTRLPALRERIHVIPNGVSSVFLESEIDRAASRSALGAMVPDLKASHVLLYVGTETKRKNVAQLLRVLRLVKSVIPDVQLLKVGSAGTAEHRGRTLRTMGELGLEPETDVVFLDSISDELLMHSYAAADAYVSTSLYEGFGLPLLEALAMGAPVITLESGPMRELLGKHGDVVANSDEAIADSVLRALKTTPSPEAVSARRQHARQFTWKRSADQYLHLFQGMGRA from the coding sequence GTGGTGACGTCACACCGTCGATCAAGCGGCGAGCATCCTCTTCGGATCGCCGTCGCCGGCCTTGATCGGTATGGACAGCGAGGCGGCATCGCTCGAGTCGTTCGAGCATTGACGGCAGAGTGGGAGCAAACGGAAAAAGTAGTTTCCGCGTCTTTCAAAGCTTTGCCGGTACCACTGCTGAAAAACCTGCCTCTCCAAGTGCAATTGCCTCCTCAGAGCAGTTTGATATTCGTGCCTCAATTGACCGGGGCGAGTTGCTTGGCGGGCCGAAGCAAGCTGCCAGGCGTCGTGCTCGTTCACGATGTTGGCGTGATTGACTTCGCGGACGATCGAAAAGACCTGGGAGCCGTAGGTACTTTTCTCGTACGTCAGCATTTTCACGCACTACGATTTGCGGATCGAATTGTCGTTTGCTCGGAGTTTACGAGGGACAGAATCGTCACGCGACTGCCCGCCCTTCGTGAGCGAATCCATGTAATTCCCAATGGAGTCAGCTCGGTATTTCTCGAGAGCGAGATCGATCGCGCGGCATCGCGGTCGGCGCTTGGCGCGATGGTGCCTGATCTAAAAGCTTCGCACGTTCTGTTATACGTGGGTACTGAAACGAAGCGCAAGAACGTAGCGCAGCTTTTGCGAGTCTTACGCCTCGTCAAGAGTGTGATTCCCGATGTGCAGTTGCTGAAGGTGGGATCGGCGGGAACGGCGGAGCATCGTGGCCGGACCTTACGCACGATGGGTGAGTTAGGACTAGAACCGGAGACGGACGTCGTGTTCCTGGACTCTATTTCGGACGAGTTGTTGATGCACAGTTATGCGGCAGCCGATGCCTACGTGTCCACCAGCTTATATGAAGGGTTTGGCTTGCCTCTCCTGGAAGCTCTTGCGATGGGCGCACCTGTGATCACCTTGGAAAGCGGTCCTATGAGGGAGCTGCTGGGCAAGCATGGTGATGTGGTGGCGAACAGCGACGAAGCCATTGCCGACTCGGTACTGCGGGCGTTGAAAACCACTCCGAGTCCTGAAGCGGTAAGTGCACGTCGACAGCATGCCCGGCAGTTTACTTGGAAACGATCGGCAGACCAGTATTTGCATTTGTTCCAAGGAATGGGGCGTGCTTGA
- a CDS encoding glycosyltransferase family 2 protein, whose product MTVATSLLLTTDSYLADLENSDIFDCTGVVAIIPAYNEERFIASVVLTTKEYAQYVIVVDDGSSDRTAILAEQAGATVVRHGVNKGKAQALNSGFNAAKALLPRAIVCLDGDTQHDPKDIPTLVQPIFSGEADVVVGSRFLDVKSKIPAWRQVGQHALTLTTNVTSGVWVTDSQSGYRAFSPNALESLSFRTQGLSVESEMQFLFKNSGLVVKEAPIHVHYLDGNKRNPVVHGLQVLDAMLSLVARRRPIAFFCFPGFVLMITGLLLGMRILQIQQATQQFAVGSAILMAILLLGGAVAAVTGILLYSLQKLADRMHEDVVHTLEQRSLLAQK is encoded by the coding sequence ATGACTGTTGCCACTTCTCTTCTCCTGACCACAGACTCATACCTGGCAGACCTCGAAAATTCGGACATTTTCGACTGCACGGGTGTCGTCGCCATTATCCCTGCCTACAACGAGGAGCGTTTCATTGCCAGCGTTGTCCTCACAACGAAAGAATACGCTCAGTACGTAATTGTCGTCGATGACGGCTCGAGCGATCGCACGGCGATTCTCGCCGAGCAAGCAGGCGCGACCGTTGTCCGCCATGGAGTGAACAAGGGGAAAGCGCAAGCGCTGAACAGCGGTTTCAACGCTGCAAAAGCCTTGCTGCCACGCGCTATCGTCTGCCTTGACGGCGACACACAGCATGACCCCAAGGATATTCCTACGCTCGTACAACCAATTTTTAGTGGTGAAGCCGACGTCGTCGTTGGTTCTCGTTTTCTAGACGTCAAAAGCAAGATTCCCGCGTGGCGGCAGGTCGGGCAGCATGCATTGACCTTGACGACGAACGTCACGAGTGGCGTTTGGGTGACCGACTCCCAAAGCGGATACCGTGCCTTCTCCCCCAACGCCCTCGAAAGCTTGTCATTTCGTACGCAGGGGCTGTCCGTCGAGTCGGAGATGCAGTTTCTCTTCAAAAACTCCGGTCTTGTCGTCAAAGAGGCGCCCATTCACGTTCACTACCTCGACGGCAACAAGCGCAACCCGGTCGTTCATGGACTGCAAGTACTCGACGCCATGCTGAGCTTGGTGGCGCGTCGTCGTCCGATCGCCTTCTTCTGCTTCCCGGGCTTCGTCCTGATGATTACCGGCCTGCTCTTAGGGATGCGCATCCTCCAGATTCAACAGGCAACACAACAATTCGCAGTTGGCAGTGCGATCCTGATGGCAATCCTCCTGCTGGGTGGAGCCGTCGCCGCCGTAACAGGGATCTTGTTGTACAGCCTTCAAAAACTCGCAGACCGAATGCACGAGGATGTGGTTCACACCCTCGAGCAACGCTCTCTGCTTGCGCAAAAGTAA
- a CDS encoding oligosaccharide flippase family protein translates to MKLHSLRTAFSRVRGGSLPNILSFLASSILPGLLAIYATSLYSRIFLPAEYGRYSLALAVAAPILVLTSQWLSQSTNRFYHEALNRSEEGRIGEVIAASNFAVILVIGIASLLLFQFGLFKPSDAVYYLSGIAYLITAVLNTNIASFMIYSKRHHLYNATMTAGSFASFVFTLLFLRFTNFGVASILLGTALASICTVALFYAKAGVPLLAPRVNLHSRALLKQFLDYGFPLSLWMLMYTVINISDRYILQYYSGSGEVGLYSIHYSLVSLPLLAINSPIVNIFAPQIMEAAAKLDMDRVKVLISKTTSIYAVIGCFTIGMAILFGNSMPYIIIDRKYHVNVEFYIIILLGFCIWNASMFWHKPLEMKRDTKRMLAFVAIAALINIALNMVFIPRYGMLAAAATTSVAFSVYSALTFFSTRKDVPWRFDGKHLFICVASVLGSIALFKLVPSSLAQAHTILDAVLALCLYVAAFSTIYLVLNRALLVAADKIGRKGAHPRA, encoded by the coding sequence ATGAAGTTGCATAGCTTGAGGACGGCCTTTTCACGCGTGAGGGGCGGAAGCCTACCGAATATTCTCTCTTTCCTAGCGTCCTCGATATTACCCGGTCTGCTGGCAATTTACGCGACTTCGCTCTATTCACGCATTTTCTTGCCCGCCGAGTACGGCCGCTACAGCCTTGCCTTGGCTGTGGCCGCTCCAATTCTGGTATTGACTTCTCAATGGTTGTCACAATCTACGAATCGTTTCTATCACGAGGCCTTGAACCGATCGGAAGAAGGCCGAATCGGTGAGGTCATTGCCGCTTCGAACTTTGCAGTCATTCTTGTCATTGGAATCGCGTCCCTCCTCCTCTTTCAATTTGGCCTCTTCAAGCCGAGTGATGCAGTCTATTATCTCTCGGGAATCGCATATCTGATAACCGCCGTACTGAATACGAACATAGCGTCTTTCATGATTTACAGCAAACGTCATCATCTATATAACGCGACGATGACAGCCGGGTCGTTTGCCTCTTTCGTTTTCACTCTCTTATTTCTTAGGTTCACGAACTTTGGGGTCGCCTCGATTCTGCTGGGTACCGCGCTTGCCAGCATTTGCACCGTCGCCCTTTTTTATGCGAAAGCAGGCGTTCCGCTGTTGGCACCGCGTGTAAATCTCCACTCTCGAGCGTTGCTGAAACAATTTCTCGACTACGGCTTTCCGCTATCACTTTGGATGCTGATGTACACGGTGATCAACATAAGCGATCGCTATATTCTACAATATTACTCGGGATCCGGCGAGGTAGGCTTGTACTCCATACACTACAGCCTTGTGTCCCTGCCACTTCTCGCCATAAACTCGCCAATAGTCAATATCTTTGCTCCGCAAATCATGGAGGCGGCAGCAAAATTAGATATGGATAGAGTAAAGGTGCTTATAAGCAAAACCACTTCGATTTACGCAGTCATCGGATGTTTTACAATAGGAATGGCTATCCTATTTGGAAATAGCATGCCTTACATTATTATCGACCGCAAGTATCACGTTAATGTAGAATTTTACATAATAATTCTACTGGGCTTTTGTATCTGGAATGCTTCAATGTTCTGGCACAAACCCCTTGAGATGAAGAGGGACACCAAGAGAATGCTTGCTTTCGTAGCAATCGCAGCATTGATCAACATAGCCCTCAACATGGTTTTCATACCTCGCTATGGAATGCTCGCCGCTGCCGCGACAACGTCCGTTGCCTTTTCGGTGTACTCGGCGCTCACGTTCTTTTCAACGAGGAAAGACGTACCCTGGCGCTTCGACGGGAAACACCTCTTCATTTGCGTCGCTTCAGTTCTTGGATCTATCGCACTCTTCAAACTCGTCCCGAGCAGTTTGGCCCAGGCCCATACTATCCTCGACGCGGTTCTAGCACTTTGCCTTTACGTCGCCGCCTTCTCCACGATCTACCTCGTCTTGAACCGCGCCCTGCTTGTGGCCGCGGACAAGATAGGTAGGAAAGGAGCACATCCCCGTGCTTGA
- a CDS encoding glycosyltransferase family 2 protein, with the protein MLESLPRHERVSIFTVTYNQEAYIGPCIESVLRQTYSNWEMIIVDDGSTDRTWDVVQQYARADTRIKPHRRENKGIFALADAYNWMMDHSDGAIIAILDGDDLWREDKLAVQTRYHLEEKYEFTFGVCKTVSGNGESDLGMIPNASDRKAIAEFERSNRLGQEYLRGSFPISAVTCMVTRSSLENVQGFKQPSYLPTTDYPTWVYVLAHQPKAHFIEQELGTWRLQAGQTTWKRAKEMALGALRFSKEFVGTENDAMVMSANRRNFISDSLYRHAIYNLSQREYGEVWATFLDLARMQAGRQLFRLTSVALVRALRRVLHGPTARKEVV; encoded by the coding sequence GTGCTTGAATCCCTGCCTCGACACGAGCGTGTCAGCATCTTCACGGTTACATACAATCAAGAAGCCTACATCGGCCCATGCATCGAAAGCGTGCTGCGCCAAACTTATAGCAACTGGGAGATGATCATCGTCGACGATGGCTCGACGGATCGCACGTGGGACGTCGTTCAGCAGTACGCGCGCGCCGATACTCGCATCAAACCCCACCGACGGGAAAACAAGGGCATTTTCGCCCTTGCCGACGCGTACAACTGGATGATGGACCATAGTGATGGCGCCATCATCGCCATTCTCGATGGCGATGACTTGTGGCGAGAAGACAAACTCGCCGTTCAAACGCGCTATCACTTGGAAGAAAAATATGAATTTACATTCGGAGTGTGCAAAACCGTGAGCGGAAATGGCGAGTCCGATCTCGGCATGATTCCCAATGCGAGCGATAGGAAAGCGATCGCCGAGTTCGAGCGAAGCAATCGCTTAGGCCAAGAGTATCTTCGAGGCTCCTTTCCAATTTCTGCCGTTACGTGCATGGTAACTCGCTCCTCCTTGGAGAACGTGCAAGGATTCAAACAACCCTCCTACTTGCCAACCACGGATTACCCGACCTGGGTATATGTCCTTGCACATCAGCCGAAGGCTCATTTCATCGAGCAGGAGCTCGGAACTTGGCGCTTGCAAGCTGGCCAGACAACTTGGAAGCGCGCCAAGGAAATGGCTTTGGGAGCATTGCGCTTTTCCAAAGAATTCGTCGGGACGGAAAACGACGCGATGGTCATGTCAGCGAACAGACGCAACTTCATTTCCGACTCCCTTTACCGCCACGCCATCTATAACTTGAGTCAAAGGGAATACGGAGAGGTTTGGGCGACGTTCCTGGACTTGGCTCGCATGCAAGCAGGAAGGCAGCTCTTCCGCTTGACGTCGGTCGCGTTGGTTCGTGCCCTCCGCCGTGTTCTACATGGACCCACTGCACGAAAAGAAGTCGTGTGA
- a CDS encoding glycosyltransferase family 2 protein, with amino-acid sequence MSNPVLSIIIVSYDSRADLELCLPSLYAQNVQDIELIVVDNHTRDGVAEWLTAHHPKVRVLLNAANTGYAGGNNLGLRHATGTWVLFLNPDTEASPECLKRLLSTARDHPNALITPKLLQPDGTINACGNSMHFTGITTCRALSQPAASIRGLHETPLLSGAAILALTDVVRALGGFDERYFMYHEDTDLSLRARLLGYQLLCDAEAEVVHHYTLGMSPRKFRFMERNRLMTFLKVFSTRTLVQLLPGLLLTEAATWVFALRNSSYARAKGQSYRDLFTSWHSLRRERSRVQRSRRASDNVLLEHAEVALPLDQLMAANTAAALNRLVTPLYRVTRPRFVR; translated from the coding sequence GTGTCGAACCCGGTATTAAGCATCATTATCGTTTCCTACGACAGCCGTGCAGATCTAGAGTTGTGCTTGCCTTCGCTGTACGCGCAAAACGTCCAAGATATAGAACTCATCGTGGTCGACAACCACACACGGGACGGCGTCGCCGAGTGGCTGACCGCGCACCATCCGAAAGTTCGTGTCCTGCTCAACGCGGCGAACACCGGGTACGCGGGGGGAAACAATCTCGGGCTGCGCCATGCGACAGGTACTTGGGTCTTGTTCCTCAATCCTGACACGGAAGCGTCTCCAGAGTGCCTAAAGCGTCTTCTGTCCACGGCTCGCGATCATCCGAACGCCTTGATAACTCCGAAGCTGCTGCAACCGGACGGCACCATCAACGCGTGCGGCAACAGCATGCACTTCACCGGCATTACAACTTGTCGAGCCCTTTCGCAGCCCGCAGCGAGCATACGCGGTCTACACGAAACTCCCCTTCTTTCTGGCGCGGCCATTCTCGCTTTGACCGATGTCGTTCGGGCACTCGGGGGGTTCGACGAGCGATACTTCATGTACCACGAGGACACCGACTTGTCTTTGCGAGCGCGGCTGTTGGGTTATCAGCTGTTGTGTGACGCCGAGGCCGAAGTCGTGCACCACTACACGCTCGGGATGTCTCCCAGGAAATTCCGCTTCATGGAACGAAATCGTCTCATGACCTTCCTCAAGGTTTTTTCGACGCGTACCTTGGTTCAGCTATTGCCCGGCCTGCTGCTGACAGAGGCAGCCACGTGGGTTTTTGCCTTGCGCAACTCGTCGTATGCCCGAGCCAAAGGGCAGTCTTACCGAGATCTGTTCACTTCGTGGCATTCCCTGCGCCGAGAACGTAGTCGAGTTCAGCGAAGCCGACGGGCCTCAGACAACGTGCTCCTCGAGCATGCCGAAGTCGCGTTGCCTCTCGATCAACTCATGGCCGCGAACACCGCCGCCGCGTTGAATCGTCTCGTCACGCCGTTGTACCGCGTCACACGCCCGAGGTTCGTTCGATGA
- a CDS encoding glycosyltransferase, with the protein MAKKQTLGRNAPPSGDPMKWLVPALLAGMATLHWRKMQAPPFPPSPRLTWEPPRNTPKVSFLVPAWNGRQDIEAFVSAYRALSYPHKELVLCVGGRDEGFEIAKALSSADVLVLEQLPGEGKQRALEKSLACSTGEIIYLTDIDCRPNDDVLHNLLHPVVEGRADVVTGASRPLDSQMQVGLVRSHWAVERATQPESFEPTDGILGRHAAVRREVLESTRALEVPAPSGTDYTLAKELIAHGHTVYFVPGHPIPSEYPADLRTYAHKQGRWVRNALVLGARYGAEAEVRAVQRTLVMPYALLGGLLAGLFGVRWLGLGAILAALHAVLNRVGLQRRARLKVSVRGSLLHLMGDQWAALKAGADALRRRSTW; encoded by the coding sequence ATGGCAAAAAAGCAGACCTTGGGCCGAAACGCACCGCCTTCTGGAGATCCGATGAAGTGGCTCGTCCCCGCCCTTTTGGCGGGCATGGCAACGTTGCATTGGAGAAAGATGCAAGCTCCTCCATTCCCGCCTTCTCCACGCCTTACTTGGGAACCTCCTCGGAACACACCGAAGGTTTCGTTCCTTGTTCCGGCATGGAACGGGCGTCAGGACATCGAAGCGTTCGTCTCGGCTTATCGAGCGCTCTCGTATCCTCACAAAGAACTGGTGCTGTGTGTGGGTGGCCGTGATGAAGGCTTCGAGATCGCAAAGGCCTTGTCGTCAGCGGACGTGCTCGTGCTGGAGCAACTGCCCGGCGAAGGCAAGCAACGAGCGCTCGAAAAAAGCTTGGCCTGCTCGACCGGCGAAATCATCTATCTGACGGACATCGACTGCCGCCCGAACGACGACGTTCTGCACAATCTGTTGCATCCCGTGGTGGAAGGTCGGGCAGACGTAGTCACCGGAGCGTCGAGGCCGCTTGACTCGCAAATGCAGGTGGGCCTGGTCCGTTCACACTGGGCGGTCGAGCGCGCGACGCAGCCCGAGTCGTTCGAGCCCACCGATGGAATTCTCGGACGACACGCGGCGGTGCGGCGCGAGGTCCTCGAATCTACGCGAGCCCTGGAGGTGCCCGCTCCGTCCGGAACGGACTACACCCTCGCGAAGGAGCTTATCGCTCACGGGCACACGGTTTACTTCGTGCCTGGACATCCTATTCCCAGCGAATACCCTGCCGACCTTCGTACATACGCGCACAAGCAGGGTCGCTGGGTACGCAACGCCTTGGTGTTGGGTGCAAGGTATGGAGCGGAGGCTGAGGTGAGGGCCGTGCAACGCACGTTGGTGATGCCTTATGCACTGCTCGGCGGTTTGTTGGCGGGACTATTCGGAGTCCGCTGGCTTGGTCTTGGTGCAATCCTCGCCGCACTCCACGCCGTCTTGAATCGCGTCGGCCTGCAACGACGCGCCAGGTTGAAGGTGAGCGTTCGAGGCAGCTTGCTGCACTTGATGGGCGATCAGTGGGCTGCACTTAAAGCTGGCGCCGATGCTCTTCGAAGGCGCTCGACGTGGTGA
- a CDS encoding glycosyltransferase family 4 protein, whose protein sequence is MKIAHVTATFPPYWAGTGNVAYHNARLLHERGHDVVVFTASTKRDHELSFPFDVRRLPVTFRVGNAPLTPRLITELQGFDVIHLHYPFIFGAELTVLAARQHRIPLVVTYHNDLIARGLRGRLFDVYNNTAQPTVLSQASLLVGTSLDYAQHSLFWRTKSRAAAVRVLPNGVDTRAFRPAEKSAESFALFVGGLDRAHHFKGVAVLIEAMRSLPRRAVIVGDGDMRAEYERLAEEVAPGRVEFAGRVPLDELARLYAQATVTVLPSTTQGEAFGMVLIEAMASGTAVIATDLPGVRTVVQHGHDGLLVPPGDSGALASALETLLSQPTLAHAMGERGRVKVHSKYDWNVIGDELEQLYEQVVPSTGVGREWQDTKA, encoded by the coding sequence ATGAAGATCGCCCATGTCACCGCCACCTTTCCTCCATACTGGGCAGGAACTGGAAATGTCGCTTACCACAACGCGAGGTTGCTGCACGAACGAGGCCACGACGTGGTCGTTTTCACCGCGAGCACAAAGCGCGATCATGAGCTTTCGTTTCCATTCGATGTTCGCCGTTTGCCTGTCACGTTTCGCGTGGGAAATGCACCACTGACGCCACGCCTAATAACGGAGTTGCAAGGGTTCGACGTCATTCACCTGCACTACCCCTTTATCTTCGGCGCGGAACTCACCGTCCTTGCCGCTCGGCAGCACCGCATTCCGCTCGTGGTGACTTACCACAACGACTTGATCGCGCGAGGTCTTCGCGGCCGATTGTTCGACGTGTACAACAACACGGCGCAGCCCACCGTGCTGTCCCAAGCGAGTTTGCTCGTGGGAACCTCCCTTGATTACGCGCAGCACTCCCTATTCTGGCGAACCAAGTCTCGGGCCGCAGCAGTTCGTGTGTTGCCGAACGGCGTCGACACCCGCGCCTTCCGGCCGGCCGAGAAAAGTGCCGAGTCCTTCGCGCTGTTCGTCGGCGGTTTGGACAGGGCGCACCACTTCAAAGGCGTAGCCGTCCTGATCGAAGCGATGCGAAGCCTTCCTCGCCGTGCCGTCATCGTGGGGGACGGCGACATGCGAGCGGAGTACGAGCGTTTGGCCGAAGAGGTCGCGCCAGGCCGCGTGGAGTTCGCCGGTCGCGTTCCACTTGATGAGCTCGCGCGGTTGTACGCGCAAGCCACGGTGACGGTTCTTCCCAGCACGACGCAAGGCGAGGCTTTCGGCATGGTCCTGATCGAGGCGATGGCGTCGGGAACAGCCGTCATTGCCACGGATTTGCCAGGGGTGCGGACGGTCGTGCAACACGGGCACGACGGTCTCCTCGTCCCACCCGGCGACTCAGGCGCGCTCGCGAGCGCCCTGGAGACCTTGCTGTCGCAACCCACCTTGGCTCACGCCATGGGCGAGCGCGGCCGAGTGAAAGTGCACAGCAAATACGACTGGAACGTGATCGGCGACGAGCTCGAGCAGTTGTACGAGCAAGTCGTTCCCTCCACCGGCGTCGGCCGTGAATGGCAGGACACGAAAGCATGA